One genomic region from Jilunia laotingensis encodes:
- a CDS encoding T9SS type A sorting domain-containing protein: MKHYYLGLLLSAAFSLNVSGQKVIDKAGEKLSMEKADIHYVNAPMTRAQTADELLGCPEGTVLGGEFSSEADYVGFQSSDQGRPGMPTKFYQSFSECYYTINGVRILGILNYYDGESNDWLTCDGRGGVNAEGEMTEPIRMEVSFYRINADGEPGEVVFTKEVDILGNYLGVQYSGGNIYEFAADLGEDIKMESGFLSVSAVDMKDAPSCWFSVLCATSVPGYGMVSLGDNGLMGAALPMCYCLKGSGEFSARKALKMVRILTPDNYSGEKYEKVQVELMNVGSDDIENARLELWADGKLLATESVDVAIKSLESYKYVFKQRIDCSAPGVHHFEVRNVTAGDEKLCDDALAFTTSKMEEGSVCESESEDSSYEYITSVKIGDINCQSDNSGYSDYTDMKTTIIPGEELELTVENEGSGVYIGVWVDWNNNGTFDDAGEFISYIPDGTIKVSIPEDVDVTAGEKRMRIILSYGETTPCGIYQYGETEDYTLVVSRPDASPAIDVNVKSIEAALNHDSKKVELEIANNGTLDMTGNISVNYLLPYSPNNRYVSRIADNPDVKEKMQPRKVACKDIQSAPEAGDESQYTLRYDMGQQSGIALTNYPSATYAQYYPGDMLSNLTGMQISSIDVYLLDAAQKSSVVVYGENSQSAAGEELLNQSFVPVVNSWNHIVLDKPVTITDKDMWIGVKLEGFDSDKYYIGIDAGKALRGFGDVVNVGGETWWSMGDLGINSNFCIRANVTGDRTPAISWLTMDKKDFNIAANQKQTVNADLDATKLAETLYEAVIEIKSNDALTKVVKIPVYMTNGTVTGLDKNEMLQSSIRFNADRSLLIVESGSDMKRVVLTDIAGKNRKDVNNIGQQVELSLAGLNTGIYILSIEYTDGNKETIKLPVTR; encoded by the coding sequence ATGAAACACTATTACTTGGGATTATTACTGTCTGCTGCGTTTTCTTTGAATGTATCAGGACAGAAAGTGATTGACAAAGCGGGAGAAAAGCTTTCCATGGAGAAGGCCGACATCCATTATGTAAATGCACCCATGACACGTGCGCAAACGGCTGATGAATTGCTTGGGTGTCCGGAAGGCACTGTGCTGGGAGGTGAGTTTAGCAGTGAAGCCGACTATGTGGGCTTTCAGAGTTCCGACCAGGGGCGTCCCGGCATGCCTACTAAATTCTATCAGTCGTTCAGTGAATGCTATTATACGATCAATGGTGTGCGTATTTTGGGAATCCTCAATTATTATGATGGAGAGAGTAACGATTGGTTGACTTGCGACGGTAGAGGAGGAGTGAATGCCGAAGGCGAAATGACCGAACCCATTCGTATGGAAGTTTCCTTCTACCGGATAAATGCTGATGGAGAACCGGGCGAAGTCGTATTTACGAAAGAAGTGGATATCCTGGGGAATTACCTGGGAGTTCAATACAGCGGTGGTAATATTTATGAGTTTGCGGCCGACCTGGGAGAAGACATTAAAATGGAAAGCGGTTTCTTATCCGTAAGTGCCGTGGACATGAAAGATGCTCCTTCATGTTGGTTTTCCGTACTCTGTGCGACCTCTGTTCCCGGATACGGTATGGTTTCATTAGGAGATAATGGGTTGATGGGCGCTGCATTGCCCATGTGTTACTGTCTGAAAGGCAGCGGAGAATTTAGTGCCCGTAAAGCGTTGAAAATGGTTCGTATCCTGACTCCGGACAACTATAGCGGTGAGAAATACGAAAAGGTTCAAGTGGAATTAATGAATGTGGGAAGCGATGATATAGAAAATGCTCGCCTTGAACTTTGGGCTGACGGGAAATTGCTGGCTACCGAATCTGTCGATGTAGCGATCAAATCATTGGAAAGCTACAAGTATGTTTTTAAACAACGCATTGATTGCTCCGCTCCTGGTGTACATCATTTTGAAGTTAGAAATGTGACGGCAGGCGATGAGAAATTGTGTGACGATGCATTGGCATTCACTACTTCAAAGATGGAAGAAGGAAGTGTATGTGAGTCGGAATCGGAAGATTCAAGCTATGAATACATAACTTCTGTGAAGATAGGAGATATCAACTGTCAGTCCGACAACTCTGGATACAGTGACTATACGGATATGAAAACAACGATCATTCCTGGAGAAGAGCTGGAACTGACTGTGGAAAACGAAGGATCAGGTGTGTACATTGGTGTTTGGGTGGACTGGAATAACAATGGTACATTTGATGATGCCGGTGAATTTATTTCCTATATCCCCGATGGCACTATCAAGGTTAGTATACCTGAGGATGTAGACGTTACGGCTGGTGAAAAGCGAATGAGAATCATTCTTTCTTATGGAGAAACCACTCCTTGTGGCATTTATCAATATGGAGAAACCGAGGATTATACACTGGTAGTATCTCGTCCTGATGCCTCTCCGGCTATTGACGTGAACGTGAAAAGTATTGAGGCTGCTCTCAACCATGACAGCAAGAAGGTAGAGCTTGAAATTGCCAATAACGGAACACTGGATATGACCGGAAATATATCTGTTAACTATCTGCTGCCATATTCCCCGAACAACCGTTATGTATCCCGTATTGCTGACAATCCGGATGTTAAAGAGAAGATGCAGCCTCGTAAAGTGGCATGTAAAGATATACAGTCGGCTCCTGAAGCGGGAGATGAATCTCAATATACTTTAAGGTATGATATGGGACAACAGAGTGGCATTGCTTTGACTAACTATCCGTCGGCTACTTATGCTCAGTATTATCCGGGTGATATGCTTTCCAATCTGACAGGAATGCAAATCAGCAGTATAGATGTTTATTTGTTGGATGCAGCTCAAAAGAGTAGTGTTGTTGTATATGGTGAAAACTCACAGTCGGCTGCCGGTGAAGAGCTGTTGAACCAATCTTTTGTACCGGTCGTTAACTCATGGAATCATATCGTGCTGGATAAGCCTGTTACTATTACTGATAAAGATATGTGGATCGGTGTGAAACTGGAAGGATTCGATAGTGATAAATATTACATTGGTATTGATGCCGGAAAAGCACTTCGTGGTTTTGGAGATGTAGTCAATGTAGGTGGTGAAACTTGGTGGTCTATGGGCGATTTGGGTATAAACAGTAACTTCTGTATACGTGCCAATGTGACCGGTGACCGTACTCCTGCCATCAGTTGGTTGACGATGGACAAAAAAGATTTCAATATTGCTGCGAACCAGAAACAGACTGTTAATGCCGATTTGGATGCAACTAAGCTGGCTGAGACTTTGTATGAGGCTGTTATCGAGATTAAGAGCAACGATGCTCTGACCAAAGTTGTTAAGATTCCGGTATACATGACTAATGGAACTGTGACTGGTCTTGACAAGAATGAAATGTTGCAATCGTCTATTCGATTCAATGCAGACCGTTCATTACTGATCGTTGAATCAGGAAGTGATATGAAACGGGTCGTTCTGACTGATATTGCAGGAAAGAACAGAAAAGATGTGAACAACATTGGTCAGCAAGTAGAACTTTCATTGGCTGGACTTAATACGGGTATTTATATTCTGAGTATCGAATATACCGATGGAAATAAGGAAACAATAAAACTTCCCGTAACAAGATAA